The following coding sequences lie in one Amycolatopsis cihanbeyliensis genomic window:
- a CDS encoding TetR/AcrR family transcriptional regulator — MNSERHSSLAEARGRTAAGRVSDDVLLDAARECVLAAGVRRTTLAEIARTAKVSRMTLYRRFPDVRSILAALMTREFTGLLRRTSSEAATAASARERLVRSSVHGVRALVADPLMRTVLDLDAEMIMPYVVQRLGATQRLAEEVIDTLIAVGHADGSIRHADRATQARAVLLVVQSFVLSLRPATVDVDESTLMDELGHLLDATLRPAGPA; from the coding sequence GACCGCGGCCGGCCGGGTCTCCGACGACGTACTGCTCGACGCGGCGCGCGAGTGCGTGCTGGCCGCCGGGGTGCGGCGGACCACGCTGGCCGAGATCGCCCGCACCGCCAAGGTGAGCCGGATGACGCTGTACCGGCGGTTTCCCGATGTACGCAGCATCCTCGCCGCGCTGATGACCAGGGAGTTCACCGGGTTGCTGCGCCGGACGAGCTCGGAGGCCGCCACCGCGGCTTCCGCCCGCGAGCGCCTGGTGCGCAGCTCGGTGCACGGGGTCAGAGCACTGGTGGCCGACCCGCTGATGCGCACGGTGCTGGACCTGGACGCCGAGATGATCATGCCGTACGTGGTGCAGCGACTGGGCGCCACGCAACGACTCGCCGAGGAGGTCATCGACACGTTGATCGCCGTGGGACACGCCGACGGCTCGATCCGCCACGCGGACCGGGCCACCCAGGCCCGCGCCGTCCTGCTCGTGGTCCAGTCCTTCGTGCTGTCCCTGCGCCCGGCCACCGTCGATGTCGATGAGTCGACATTGATGGACGAGCTGGGCCACCTGCTGGACGCGACGCTACGACCGGCCGGGCCGGCATGA
- a CDS encoding glycerol-3-phosphate dehydrogenase/oxidase, with amino-acid sequence MIAASLNAPRRAAELDRLASGHPVDVLVVGGGVTGAGIALDAAARGLSVALVEAHDLAFGTSRWSSKLVHGGLRYLARGDLALAHESAVERGILMTSTAPHLTRPLPQLFPLHGTASAGQRALVTAGLYAGDALRRAARTPSAVLPRPRSIPGTEAMALAPGLARTGLRGALLSFDGALTDDARLVLALARTAASFGAHVLTRLSAVELAGDRVRARDELTGREVVLGARQVINATGVWAGELEPSVRLSPSRGSHLVLSAEATGLAGTAVLVGVPGERNRYVFLLPQPGGRVYLGLTDEPMPGPLPEVPEVPESDVDFLLGVASTVLARELTRADVLGSFAGLRPLLAAEGSSADLSRKHAVLTGDSGVITIVGGKLTTYRRMAQDAVDAAVRAAALPAGPARTRTLPLVGAARRRDLSVVEAPARLVGKYGTEAPRVAALGEVDRALADPLFPGCEITGAEVVWAVRHEGALDAEDVLHRRTRLGLVPAEAEAARPVVDDLVDRCLHGLRTRTP; translated from the coding sequence ATGATCGCGGCCTCGCTGAACGCGCCGCGCCGCGCCGCGGAACTGGACCGGCTCGCCTCCGGCCACCCGGTCGACGTCCTGGTGGTGGGTGGCGGGGTGACCGGCGCGGGCATCGCGCTGGACGCCGCGGCGCGCGGGCTCTCGGTCGCCCTGGTGGAGGCGCACGACCTGGCGTTCGGCACCTCACGCTGGTCGAGCAAGCTGGTACACGGCGGGTTGCGCTACCTCGCCAGGGGTGACCTGGCGCTGGCCCACGAGAGCGCCGTGGAGCGCGGCATCCTGATGACCAGCACCGCGCCGCACCTGACCCGCCCGCTGCCCCAGCTGTTCCCGCTGCACGGCACGGCCTCGGCCGGGCAACGGGCGCTGGTCACGGCCGGCCTGTACGCGGGGGACGCGCTACGCAGGGCCGCGCGCACCCCCTCGGCCGTACTCCCCCGCCCGCGCTCGATCCCCGGCACGGAAGCCATGGCGCTGGCACCGGGGCTGGCCCGTACCGGGCTGCGCGGGGCACTGCTGTCCTTCGACGGCGCACTGACCGACGACGCCCGGCTGGTGCTGGCCTTGGCAAGGACCGCGGCCTCGTTCGGGGCGCACGTGCTGACCAGGCTCTCCGCCGTCGAACTGGCCGGGGACCGGGTGCGCGCGCGGGACGAGCTCACCGGGCGGGAGGTCGTCCTCGGCGCCCGGCAGGTGATCAACGCGACCGGGGTCTGGGCCGGCGAGTTGGAGCCCTCGGTGCGGTTGAGCCCTTCCCGCGGATCCCATCTGGTGCTGTCCGCGGAGGCCACCGGACTGGCGGGCACCGCGGTGCTGGTCGGCGTGCCGGGGGAACGCAACCGGTACGTGTTCCTGCTGCCGCAGCCAGGCGGCAGGGTCTACCTGGGACTCACCGACGAGCCGATGCCCGGCCCCCTCCCCGAGGTGCCCGAGGTGCCCGAATCCGATGTGGACTTCCTACTCGGGGTCGCCTCCACCGTGCTGGCCAGGGAGCTCACCCGCGCGGACGTGCTCGGCTCGTTCGCCGGGCTACGCCCGTTGCTCGCGGCGGAGGGCAGCAGCGCGGACCTGTCCCGCAAACACGCGGTACTCACCGGGGACAGCGGAGTGATCACCATCGTCGGTGGCAAGCTCACCACCTACCGCAGGATGGCGCAGGACGCGGTGGACGCCGCCGTGCGCGCGGCGGCATTGCCCGCCGGACCCGCCCGCACCCGCACGCTGCCACTGGTCGGCGCCGCCCGCAGGCGCGATCTGTCCGTTGTGGAGGCTCCGGCACGGCTGGTGGGCAAGTACGGCACCGAGGCGCCGCGGGTGGCCGCGCTCGGCGAGGTGGACCGCGCGCTGGCCGATCCGCTGTTCCCCGGCTGCGAGATCACCGGCGCCGAGGTGGTCTGGGCGGTGCGGCACGAGGGCGCGCTGGACGCGGAGGACGTGCTGCACCGCCGGACCCGCCTCGGCCTGGTGCCCGCGGAGGCCGAGGCGGCCCGGCCGGTGGTGGACGACCTGGTCGACCGCTGCCTGCACGGCTTGCGTACTCGCACTCCGTAG
- a CDS encoding ABC transporter ATP-binding protein, translating into MPDRALEFDRVSKRYGDIVALDAVSFEVRPGELYGFVGSNGAGKTTAMRIALGVLAADGGEVRYAGSPVTHATRTRIGYMPEERGLYPKMKVLDQLVYLAELHGLAPNEAHRNAEYWIGKLGLTERRRDEVLKLSLGNQQRVQLAAALVHDPAVLVLDEPFSGLDPLAVDVMSQVLRDKASTGVPVVFSSHQLDLVERLCDRVGIIRSGRMVASGSVTELTADAATQLSVRAPRAQPGWAATLPWVRVVSDSGSETVLELESGADDQAVLAAALATGPVTEFSRRRPTLTELFRNVVSDNGAEREGAGA; encoded by the coding sequence GTGCCTGACAGAGCGCTGGAGTTCGACCGGGTGTCGAAACGCTACGGGGATATCGTGGCGCTGGACGCCGTCAGCTTCGAGGTCCGTCCCGGCGAGCTGTACGGCTTCGTCGGCAGCAACGGGGCAGGCAAGACCACCGCGATGCGGATCGCGCTCGGGGTGCTCGCCGCCGATGGCGGTGAGGTCCGGTACGCCGGCAGCCCGGTGACCCACGCCACCCGCACCCGGATCGGCTACATGCCGGAGGAGCGCGGGCTCTACCCGAAGATGAAGGTGCTCGACCAGCTCGTCTACCTTGCCGAGCTGCACGGCCTCGCGCCCAACGAGGCGCACAGGAACGCCGAGTACTGGATCGGCAAGCTCGGCCTCACCGAGCGGCGGCGGGACGAGGTGCTCAAGCTCAGCCTCGGCAACCAGCAACGAGTGCAGCTCGCCGCGGCGCTGGTGCACGACCCGGCGGTGCTGGTGCTGGACGAGCCGTTCTCCGGGCTTGACCCGCTGGCGGTGGACGTGATGAGCCAGGTGCTGCGGGACAAGGCGTCCACCGGCGTCCCGGTGGTCTTCTCCAGCCACCAGCTCGATCTGGTCGAGCGGCTGTGCGACCGGGTCGGCATCATCCGGAGTGGACGGATGGTGGCGAGCGGGTCGGTGACCGAGCTCACCGCCGACGCGGCCACGCAGCTTTCCGTGCGAGCCCCGCGGGCCCAGCCTGGCTGGGCGGCGACGCTGCCCTGGGTACGCGTGGTGTCCGACAGCGGCTCGGAGACCGTGCTGGAGCTGGAGAGCGGCGCGGACGACCAGGCCGTGCTCGCCGCGGCGCTGGCCACCGGGCCGGTGACCGAGTTCAGCAGGCGCAGGCCCACGCTCACCGAACTGTTCCGCAATGTGGTCTCGGACAATGGTGCCGAGCGGGAAGGAGCCGGGGCATGA
- a CDS encoding ABC transporter permease has product MNGSHVVSPATAVRLIARRELNTRLRTRGFLIGTAVILLVMVGYMVLQANVFSARGTTTIGLSGQTSSMAAPLRVQAEQLDESIEISTVTDPRTGRAQVEDGELDALVSGNAADPRVLVKSELDPQLRVMLNEIAQTEVLGAKLAEAGQDAEQVLETVGSTTVEVSSIEEPDPESGQRLVVGLVMMFLLYMSITTYGSLVAQGIVEEKSSRVVEILLATVRPWQLLLGKVIGLGLVGLVQLAILGGVGLVMATSTGVLTVSGVATTTLLWGLLWYLLGFFLYATVFAAAGSLVSRQEDMQSVLTPITLVLIIGFITGFTVVEEPASTAATVLSLLPPLSPILMPTRIAAGSAGPMEIVAALVLTLAAIALLTWLGGKIYQTAILRTGSRMKLKDALKG; this is encoded by the coding sequence ATGAACGGGTCGCATGTGGTGAGCCCTGCCACCGCCGTACGGCTCATCGCGCGGCGGGAGCTGAACACCCGGCTGCGCACCCGGGGATTCCTGATCGGCACGGCGGTGATCCTGCTGGTGATGGTCGGGTACATGGTGTTGCAGGCCAACGTGTTCAGTGCGCGGGGCACCACCACGATCGGGCTGTCCGGCCAGACCTCGAGCATGGCCGCCCCGCTGCGCGTGCAGGCCGAGCAGCTGGACGAGTCCATCGAGATCAGCACGGTCACCGACCCGCGGACAGGGCGCGCGCAGGTCGAGGACGGCGAGCTGGACGCGCTGGTGTCCGGCAACGCGGCTGACCCGAGGGTGCTGGTCAAGTCCGAACTGGACCCGCAGCTGCGGGTGATGCTGAACGAGATCGCGCAGACCGAGGTACTCGGCGCGAAACTCGCCGAGGCAGGGCAGGACGCCGAGCAGGTGCTCGAGACGGTCGGCTCGACCACGGTCGAGGTCAGTTCGATCGAGGAGCCGGATCCGGAGAGCGGGCAACGGCTGGTGGTCGGGCTGGTGATGATGTTCCTGCTCTACATGAGCATCACCACCTACGGATCGCTGGTGGCGCAAGGAATCGTCGAGGAGAAGTCGAGCAGGGTGGTGGAGATCCTGCTGGCCACGGTGCGACCGTGGCAGCTACTCCTCGGCAAGGTGATCGGACTCGGCCTGGTCGGGCTGGTGCAGTTGGCGATCCTCGGCGGGGTCGGGCTGGTGATGGCCACCAGTACCGGCGTGCTCACCGTCTCCGGGGTGGCCACCACGACCCTGCTGTGGGGTCTGCTGTGGTACCTGCTCGGTTTCTTCCTCTACGCCACGGTGTTCGCGGCGGCGGGCTCCCTGGTGTCCCGGCAGGAGGACATGCAGTCGGTGCTCACCCCGATCACCCTGGTGCTGATCATCGGGTTCATCACCGGGTTCACCGTGGTCGAGGAGCCGGCGAGCACGGCGGCGACCGTGCTGTCCCTGTTGCCGCCGCTGTCGCCGATCCTGATGCCCACCCGGATCGCCGCGGGCTCGGCCGGCCCGATGGAGATCGTCGCCGCGCTGGTGCTGACCCTGGCCGCGATCGCCCTGCTCACCTGGCTCGGCGGCAAGATCTACCAGACCGCCATCCTGCGTACCGGCAGCCGGATGAAGCTCAAGGACGCGCTGAAGGGTTGA
- a CDS encoding citrate synthase, which yields MSDDATAAAQSGTGNVALRLPSGDEHELNVVHPVEGAPGIELGKLMASTGYITLDPGFVNTGAASSAITYIDGDAGILRYRGYPIEQLAQDSNFIEVSYLLIYGELPSKSQLEEFTSRINRHTLLHEDLKRFFDGFPRDAHPMPVLSSAVSALSTFYQDSLNPFDEPNVEMSTIRLLAKVPTLAAYAYKKSIGQPFLYPDNSLGLVENFLRMTFGLPAEPYEVDPDIAKALDMLFILHADHEQNCSTSTVRLVGSSEANLFASVSAGIQALFGPLHGGANAAVLEMLEGIQADGGDVGTFVERVKNKEEGVKLMGFGHRVYKNYDPRAKIIKKTADEILRKIGGNDQLLDIAMKLEETALSDDYFVERKLYPNVDFYTGLIYRALGFPTKYFTVLFALGRLPGWIAHWREMINDPATKIGRPRQIYTGERQRDYVSIDNR from the coding sequence ATGTCCGACGACGCGACAGCCGCGGCGCAGAGTGGAACCGGCAACGTCGCGCTCCGCCTGCCCAGCGGCGATGAGCACGAGTTGAACGTGGTGCACCCCGTCGAGGGCGCCCCCGGCATCGAACTCGGCAAGCTCATGGCTTCCACCGGCTACATCACCCTGGATCCGGGCTTCGTGAACACCGGCGCCGCGTCCTCGGCCATCACCTATATCGACGGGGACGCGGGAATCCTGCGTTATCGCGGTTACCCGATCGAGCAGCTCGCGCAGGACTCGAACTTCATCGAGGTCTCCTACCTGCTGATCTACGGTGAGCTGCCGAGCAAGAGCCAGTTGGAGGAGTTCACCTCCCGGATCAACCGGCACACCCTGTTGCACGAGGACCTGAAACGGTTCTTCGACGGCTTCCCCCGGGACGCGCACCCGATGCCGGTGCTGTCCAGCGCGGTGTCCGCACTGTCCACCTTCTACCAGGACTCGCTCAACCCGTTCGACGAGCCCAACGTGGAGATGTCCACGATCCGGCTGCTGGCCAAGGTGCCGACCCTGGCCGCCTACGCCTACAAGAAGTCCATCGGGCAGCCGTTCCTCTACCCGGACAACTCGCTCGGCCTGGTGGAGAACTTCCTGCGGATGACCTTCGGGCTGCCGGCCGAGCCGTACGAGGTGGACCCGGACATCGCCAAGGCGCTGGACATGCTGTTCATCCTGCACGCCGACCACGAGCAGAACTGTTCCACCTCGACGGTGCGGCTGGTCGGTTCCTCCGAGGCGAACCTGTTCGCCAGTGTCTCGGCGGGTATCCAGGCGCTGTTCGGTCCGCTGCACGGTGGCGCCAACGCGGCCGTGCTGGAGATGCTCGAGGGCATCCAGGCCGACGGCGGGGACGTCGGCACCTTCGTCGAGCGGGTGAAGAACAAGGAAGAGGGTGTCAAGCTGATGGGCTTCGGGCACCGGGTCTACAAGAACTACGACCCGCGCGCGAAGATCATCAAGAAGACCGCGGACGAGATCCTGCGCAAGATCGGCGGCAACGACCAGTTGCTCGACATCGCGATGAAGCTCGAGGAGACCGCGCTCTCCGACGACTACTTCGTGGAGCGCAAGCTGTACCCGAACGTCGACTTCTACACCGGGCTGATCTACCGGGCGCTCGGCTTCCCGACCAAGTACTTCACCGTGCTGTTCGCACTGGGCAGGCTGCCGGGCTGGATCGCGCACTGGCGCGAGATGATCAACGACCCGGCAACCAAGATCGGCCGCCCGCGGCAGATCTACACCGGCGAGAGGCAGCGCGACTACGTCTCCATCGACAACCGCTGA